Part of the Meiothermus cerbereus DSM 11376 genome, GGCCACCAGCCTGTCCGACCTGCTCTTTGCGGCCCAATTGGCCGCTTATTACTCCAAAGCCAGGGGCGAAAAAAACGTGGCGGTGGACTATACCGCCAAAAAGCACGTCTGGCGGCCCCGCAAGGCGGCCCCCGGCCAGGTGCTCTACACCCAGGGCAGGACGCTTTTTGTGGATGCTGAGCTTCCGGACAGTTGAGTGTGGTGGCTTTGCATTTGGCTAGACTGCTTAGTGCTCTGGCAACTTAATTCCTGGGATGGATTTAGCTCCTCTAATACCAGATTCGGTTAGTTCGTCACCGTTCGGTGACGAACTAACCCGACCGAAGGGATACGCTTTCTTCGCCGAGCGCAGCGAGGGGTGTGCTCTAGGATTCAAAAAGATAGCCTCTTAGCGCTTTTTGTTTGAAGATTATCTTTTTGAATCCGGTATAATATCTGGGAGTTGCTTTGAGCGCCTCATTTGGGGGACTTCGTTGCACATCACTTTTTAACTTACCAGACTGCTTAGGGAGAAATCCCAGCCTCATCCTCGGCGCGAACCCGCAACCAACGGGCCGCCAAGGGCAGGGTGGTTCCCTGAACCAGCACCGAGAACAACACCACAAAGAAGGTCACGTTGAAAATCTTTTGTGCCGATTCAACCCCGGCCAACAAGGGAAAGGTAGCCAGTACGATGGGAATGGCCCCACGCAAGCCCACCCAGGAAACAAAAGCTTTCTCGTTGAAGGCGAAGCGCCGGCTGGGTAGGCTGAGGAAAACCGCCACAGGCCGGGCCACCAGCATCAGAAAGAGTGCCAGCAAAATGGCCCCTACCGCCACCGAGGGGAGTTGGGAGGGAAAAACCAGCAGACCCAGGGTGAGGAACATCCCAATCTCCATCAGCCAGGTGTTACCTTCGTGAAAGGCCAATAGCGCCGTCTTGCGGGGAAAGTCGCTGTTGCCCACCACCACCCCCGCCACATAAGCCGCCAAAAAACCACTGCCACCCAGCACGGCGGTGAGCGAAAACACCAGGAGCATCAGCGCAACCGACAAAACCGCATACAGCCCATCGAAGCTAAGCCGGATGTTTTTCAAGGCCCAAGCCGCCGCTCGCCCCAGGCCATACCCCAGTAACAAGCCCAACAGCATCTGCTGGACAAACATGGGCAGAATCTGCCAAGCGTTCATCTCGGGGCGGGTCAGGAGGGCGGTCAGGCCGATGGTAAGAAACACCGCCATGGGGTCGTTGGTGCCCGACTCGAACTCAAGCAAAGGCCGCAGATGCTTGCGCAGGCGCACCGCCCGCTCGCGCAGTACGCCAAAAACCGCGCTGGCATCGGTACTGGAAACAATGGCTCCCAATAGAAGGGCCTCGAGCCAGCCCCAGCTCAGGGCCCAGTAGGCAAATGCCCCGGTCAGCAGCATGGTTAGCAATACCCCAAAGGTGGCCAA contains:
- a CDS encoding potassium/proton antiporter, translating into MYLPRPETLLLVAATLLLLSVLATKLGGRLGVPGLLLFLVIGMLAGSDGPGGIWFDNYYAAQLVGTVALIFILYSGGLLSRWNTVRPVLGAGLSLATFGVLLTMLLTGAFAYWALSWGWLEALLLGAIVSSTDASAVFGVLRERAVRLRKHLRPLLEFESGTNDPMAVFLTIGLTALLTRPEMNAWQILPMFVQQMLLGLLLGYGLGRAAAWALKNIRLSFDGLYAVLSVALMLLVFSLTAVLGGSGFLAAYVAGVVVGNSDFPRKTALLAFHEGNTWLMEIGMFLTLGLLVFPSQLPSVAVGAILLALFLMLVARPVAVFLSLPSRRFAFNEKAFVSWVGLRGAIPIVLATFPLLAGVESAQKIFNVTFFVVLFSVLVQGTTLPLAARWLRVRAEDEAGISP